A single window of Oreochromis aureus strain Israel breed Guangdong linkage group 7, ZZ_aureus, whole genome shotgun sequence DNA harbors:
- the hipk2 gene encoding homeodomain-interacting protein kinase 2 isoform X2 codes for MAPVYEGMASQVQVFSPHTLQSSAFFSVKKLKVEQSCNWDMTGYGTHSKVYSHNSSKNVSATSGPLGINSSLQVASSTLPYEQALVFPATAGHIVVASASSTSGAVGSLLGGGGGGSSSNSSGGGSGGGGSGVGGGVGVHNLTRRSTVSLLDTYQRCGLKRKSEELDNNSSVQIIEEHGPPMIQNGAASGATVATVATATSTATSKNSGSNNEGDYQLVQHEVLCSMTNTYEVLEFLGRGTFGQVVKCWKRGTNEIVAIKILKNHPSYARQGQIEVSILARLSTESADDYNFVRAYECFQHKNHTCLVFEMLEQNLYDFLKQNKFSPLPLKYIRPVLQQVATALMKLKSLGLIHADLKPENIMLVDPSRQPYRVKVIDFGSASHVSKAVCSTYLQSRYYRAPEIILGLPFCEAIDMWSLGCVIAELFLGWPLYPGASEYDQIRYISQTQGLPAEYLLSAGTKTTRFFNRDPDSTYPLWRLKTPEDHEGETGIKSKEARKYIFNCLDDMAQVNMTSDLEGSDMLAEKADRREFIDLLTKMLTIDADKRITPVETLNHPFVTMSHLLDFPHSTHVKSCFQNMEICKRRVNMYDTVNQSKTPFITHVAPSTSTNLTMTFNNQLNTVHSQATNLAPSSTNNATLSFSSPDVSILNYQSTLYQPSAASMAAVAQRSMPLQPGAPQLCAARPDPFQQALIVCPPGFQGLQASPSKHTSYSVRMENAVPIVTQAPGAQPLQIQPGLLTQAWPSGTQQILLPPAWQQLTHTSVQHATVIPDSMSSTQTLANWRNSHPHGSHYNPIMQQPALLAGHVTLPSNQTLNVGVAHVMRKPSTNNNSSSKKNKQHQMSGRNMSTNEVSSSQVVLSPQRSKRVKENTPPRCAVLQNGSTSNCPPTQGCGGGGWGASETEQASSTTRDHQHQHNIPRQTIVIPDTPSPAVSIITISSDTDEEDDHKQNNSSSSKQRKNVISCVTVHDSPESYCSSNNSPYTVESRPPNNNSYDTKTTILDNYNNGNPRTIIIPPLKTQNSEVLNECERLMPDAMNHQNSAYKFKSTNGVVPGNNHIAGGVTGGGSYRQQRSGPHPLQQQPLNLSQAQQHMVAERNGGHRRQQAYITPNIAAQAPYSFHHNSPSHAGNVHPHLAATHLPSQPHLYTYTAPAALGSTSTVAHLVASQSSARHAVQHGSYPPSIVHQVPVSMGHRVLPSPTLHHSQYQAQFAHQAYISASPASTVYTGYPLSPTKVNQYPYL; via the exons GTATGGCCTCGCAAGTGCAAGTGTTCTCCCCTCACACTCTCCAGTCAAGTGCCTTCTTTAGCGTGAAGAAACTGAAGGTGGAGCAAAGTTGTAACTGGGATATGACAGGGTACGGCACACACAGCAAAGTCTACAGccacaacagcagcaagaaCGTGTCGGCCACCAGCGGCCCCCTAGGCATCAACAGCTCCCTGCAGGTCGCCAGCTCCACCCTGCCCTACGAGCAGGCTCTCGTCTTCCCAGCCACCGCGGGCCACATTGTGGtcgcctcagccagcagcacttCGGGGGCTGTGGGGTCTCTGCTGGGTGGTGGGGgtggaggcagcagcagcaacagtagCGGTGGTGGAAGTGGCGGAGGTGGCAGTGGTGTGGGTGGTGGGGTTGGTGTTCACAACCTGACGCGCCGCAGCACAGTCAGTCTCCTAGACACCTATCAGCGATGTGGGCTTAAACGCAAGAGCGAAGAGCTTGACAACAACAGCAGCGTGCAGATCATTGAGGAGCACGGCCCACCGATGATCCAGAACGGAGCGGCCAGTGGAGCCACGGTGGCTACGGTGGCCACAGCCACCTCCACAGCAACATCCAAGAACAGCGGCTCCAACAACGAGGGCGACTACCAGCTGGTGCAGCATGAGGTGCTCTGCTCCATGACCAACACCTATGAAGTCTTGGAGTTCTTGGGACGAGGAACCTTTGGGCAGGTGGTCAAATGCTGGAAGAGGGGCACAAACGAGATAGTGGCAATCAAGATCTTAAAAAACCACCCATCGTATGCACGGCAGGGTCAGATCGAGGTCAGCATCCTGGCACGTCTCAGCACGGAGAGCGCAGATGACTACAACTTTGTGAGGGCCTACGAGTGCTTCCAGCACAAGAACCACACGTGCCTGGTATTTGAGATGTTGGAGCAGAACCTGTACGACTTCCTCAAGCAGAACAAGTTCAGCCCTCTGCCTCTCAAATACATCAGACCGGTGCTGCAGCAAGTGGCCACAGCGCTAATGAAACTGAAGAGCCTAGGACTGATACATGCTGATTTGAAGCCAGAGAACATCATGCTGGTGGACCCATCCCGACAGCCCTACAGGGTCAAAGTCATCGACTTTGGCTCAGCCAGCCATGTGTCCAAAGCGGTCTGCTCCACTTATCTACAGTCCAGATACTACAG AGCTCCAGAGATCATCTTGGGTCTGCCTTTCTGTGAGGCCATAGACATGTGGTCCCTGGGCTGTGTGATAGCTGAGCTCTTCCTGGGATGGCCCCTCTACCCCGGAGCCTCAGAGTACGATCAG ATCAGGTACATCTCACAGACACAAGGTCTGCCTGCAGAGTACCTGTTGAGTGCAGGGACAAAGACCACAAGGTTCTTCAATAGAGATCCAGACTCCACCTATCCTCTCTGGAGACTAAag ACTCCAGAGGACCATGAGGGTGAAACAGGGATCAAGTCCAAGGAGGCTCGCAAGTACATCTTCAATTGTTTGGATGATATGGCGCAG GTAAACATGACGTCAGATCTGGAGGGGAGCGACATGCTGGCAGAGAAGGCCGACAGGAGGGAGTTCATCGACTTGTTAACCAAGATGCTGACCATCGATGCAGACAAGAGGATCACCCCGGTCGAAACACTCAACCACCCTTTTGTCACTATGTCTCATCTCCTTGATTTCCCGCACAGCACACA TGTGAAGTCGTGCTTCCAAAATATGGAGATCTGTAAGCGTCGCGTCAACATGTACGACACGGTCAACCAGAGCAAGACACCCTTTATCACCCATGTGGCCCCCAGCACCTCCACCAACCTCACTATGACCTTCAACAACCAGCTGAACACTGTGCACAGCCAG GCCACCAACCTGGCTCCCTCCTCCACCAACAATGCCACCCTTTCCTTTTCAAGTCCTGATGTCTCCATACTAAACTACCAATCTACACTCTACCAGCCCTCCGCTGCCTCCATGGCAGCAGTGGCCCAGAGGAGCATGCCCCTGCAGCCTGGGGCTCCTCAGCTCTGCGCTGCCCGGCCTGACCCCTTCCAGCAGGCGCTCATAGTCTGCCCACCTGGATTCCAAG GGCTGCAGGCATCCCCTTCCAAGCACACCAGTTACTCCGTGCGGATGGAGAATGCTGTTCCCATAGTGACGCAGGCCCCTGGTGCCCAGCCTCTGCAGATTCAACCTGGCCTTCTCACGCAG GCCTGGCCGAGCGGCACCCAGCAGATCCTGCTGCCTCCAGCCTGGCAGCAGCTCACCCACACCTCAGTCCAACACGCCACTGTCATCCCCGACTCCATGAGCAGCACACAGACCCTTGCCAACTGGAG GAATTCCCACCCACATGGCAGCCATTATAATCCCATCATGCAGCAGCCAGCCTTGCTGGCTGGCCACGTCACCCTCCCATCCAACCAGACACTCAATGTGGGAGTGGCACATGTTATGAGGAAGCCCTCAACCAATAACAACTCCTCTTccaaaaagaacaaacagcaCCAGATGTCTGGCAG GAACATGTCAACCAACGAGGTCTCATCCTCTCAAGTGGTGCTGTCTCCACAGCGCTCAAAGCGGGTGAAGGAGAATACGCCCCCGCGTTGCGCTGTGCTACAGAATGGCTCGACCTCTAACTGTCCGCCCACGCAAGGGTGTgggggtggagggtggggggctAGTGAAACAGAGCAGGCTTCCAGCACCACTCGAGACCATCAGCACCAGCACAACATCCCCAGACAGACGATCGTCATCCCCGACACACCCAGCCCTGCTGTCAGCATCATCACCATCAGCAGCGACACAGATGAGGAAGATgaccacaaacaaaacaatag CTCATCTTCTAAGCAGAGAAAGAATGTCATCAGCTGTGTGACGGTCCATGATTCACCAGAGTCCTATTGCTCCAGCAACAACAGTCCCTATACTGTTGAGTCGAGACCCCCTAACAACAACAGCTATGACACAAAGACCACCATCCTGGACAACTACAACAATGGAAACCCTCGCACCATCATCATCCCCCCTCTCAAAACCCAGAACAGTGAGGTCCTAAATGAGTGTGAGCGTCTgatgccag ATGCAATGAACCATCAGAATTCAGCTTACAAGTTCAAATCCACCAATGGAGTGGTGCCTGGCAATAATCACATAGCCGGGGGTGTAACTGGAGGCGGGTCCTACCGACAGCAGCGCTCAGGGCCACACCCCCTCCAGCAGCAGCCTCTCAATCTCAGCCAG GCCCAGCAGCACATGGTAGCCGAGCGTAACGGAGGACATCGGCGCCAGCAGGCCTACATCACGCCTAACATCGCCGCTCAAGCCCCGTACTCCTTCCATCACAATAGCCCCTCTCACGCAGGCAACGTTCACCCACATTTGGCTGCCACGCACCTGCCTAGCCAGCCCCATCTCTACACCTACACCGCTCCTGCTGCTCTGGGTTCTACCAGCACTGTGGCTCACCTGGTGGCGTCACAGAGCTCGGCACGCCACGCGGTCCAGCACGGAAGCTATCCACCAAGCATCGTCCACCAGGTTCCAGTTAGCATGGGCCACCGTGTGCTGCCCTCGCCCACCCTGCACCACAGCCAGTACCAGGCCCAGTTCGCTCACCAGGCCTACATCAGCGCCTCGCCCGCCTCCACTGTCTACACTGGATACCCGCTGAGCCCCACCAAGGTGAACCAGTACCCTTACCTCTAG
- the hipk2 gene encoding homeodomain-interacting protein kinase 2 isoform X3 — protein MAPVYEGMASQVQVFSPHTLQSSAFFSVKKLKVEQSCNWDMTGYGTHSKVYSHNSSKNVSATSGPLGINSSLQVASSTLPYEQALVFPATAGHIVVASASSTSGAVGSLLGGGGGGSSSNSSGGGSGGGGSGVGGGVGVHNLTRRSTVSLLDTYQRCGLKRKSEELDNNSSVQIIEEHGPPMIQNGAASGATVATVATATSTATSKNSGSNNEGDYQLVQHEVLCSMTNTYEVLEFLGRGTFGQVVKCWKRGTNEIVAIKILKNHPSYARQGQIEVSILARLSTESADDYNFVRAYECFQHKNHTCLVFEMLEQNLYDFLKQNKFSPLPLKYIRPVLQQVATALMKLKSLGLIHADLKPENIMLVDPSRQPYRVKVIDFGSASHVSKAVCSTYLQSRYYRAPEIILGLPFCEAIDMWSLGCVIAELFLGWPLYPGASEYDQIRYISQTQGLPAEYLLSAGTKTTRFFNRDPDSTYPLWRLKTPEDHEGETGIKSKEARKYIFNCLDDMAQVNMTSDLEGSDMLAEKADRREFIDLLTKMLTIDADKRITPVETLNHPFVTMSHLLDFPHSTHVKSCFQNMEICKRRVNMYDTVNQSKTPFITHVAPSTSTNLTMTFNNQLNTVHSQPSAASMAAVAQRSMPLQPGAPQLCAARPDPFQQALIVCPPGFQGLQASPSKHTSYSVRMENAVPIVTQAPGAQPLQIQPGLLTQQAWPSGTQQILLPPAWQQLTHTSVQHATVIPDSMSSTQTLANWRNSHPHGSHYNPIMQQPALLAGHVTLPSNQTLNVGVAHVMRKPSTNNNSSSKKNKQHQMSGRNMSTNEVSSSQVVLSPQRSKRVKENTPPRCAVLQNGSTSNCPPTQGCGGGGWGASETEQASSTTRDHQHQHNIPRQTIVIPDTPSPAVSIITISSDTDEEDDHKQNNSSSSKQRKNVISCVTVHDSPESYCSSNNSPYTVESRPPNNNSYDTKTTILDNYNNGNPRTIIIPPLKTQNSEVLNECERLMPDAMNHQNSAYKFKSTNGVVPGNNHIAGGVTGGGSYRQQRSGPHPLQQQPLNLSQAQQHMVAERNGGHRRQQAYITPNIAAQAPYSFHHNSPSHAGNVHPHLAATHLPSQPHLYTYTAPAALGSTSTVAHLVASQSSARHAVQHGSYPPSIVHQVPVSMGHRVLPSPTLHHSQYQAQFAHQAYISASPASTVYTGYPLSPTKVNQYPYL, from the exons GTATGGCCTCGCAAGTGCAAGTGTTCTCCCCTCACACTCTCCAGTCAAGTGCCTTCTTTAGCGTGAAGAAACTGAAGGTGGAGCAAAGTTGTAACTGGGATATGACAGGGTACGGCACACACAGCAAAGTCTACAGccacaacagcagcaagaaCGTGTCGGCCACCAGCGGCCCCCTAGGCATCAACAGCTCCCTGCAGGTCGCCAGCTCCACCCTGCCCTACGAGCAGGCTCTCGTCTTCCCAGCCACCGCGGGCCACATTGTGGtcgcctcagccagcagcacttCGGGGGCTGTGGGGTCTCTGCTGGGTGGTGGGGgtggaggcagcagcagcaacagtagCGGTGGTGGAAGTGGCGGAGGTGGCAGTGGTGTGGGTGGTGGGGTTGGTGTTCACAACCTGACGCGCCGCAGCACAGTCAGTCTCCTAGACACCTATCAGCGATGTGGGCTTAAACGCAAGAGCGAAGAGCTTGACAACAACAGCAGCGTGCAGATCATTGAGGAGCACGGCCCACCGATGATCCAGAACGGAGCGGCCAGTGGAGCCACGGTGGCTACGGTGGCCACAGCCACCTCCACAGCAACATCCAAGAACAGCGGCTCCAACAACGAGGGCGACTACCAGCTGGTGCAGCATGAGGTGCTCTGCTCCATGACCAACACCTATGAAGTCTTGGAGTTCTTGGGACGAGGAACCTTTGGGCAGGTGGTCAAATGCTGGAAGAGGGGCACAAACGAGATAGTGGCAATCAAGATCTTAAAAAACCACCCATCGTATGCACGGCAGGGTCAGATCGAGGTCAGCATCCTGGCACGTCTCAGCACGGAGAGCGCAGATGACTACAACTTTGTGAGGGCCTACGAGTGCTTCCAGCACAAGAACCACACGTGCCTGGTATTTGAGATGTTGGAGCAGAACCTGTACGACTTCCTCAAGCAGAACAAGTTCAGCCCTCTGCCTCTCAAATACATCAGACCGGTGCTGCAGCAAGTGGCCACAGCGCTAATGAAACTGAAGAGCCTAGGACTGATACATGCTGATTTGAAGCCAGAGAACATCATGCTGGTGGACCCATCCCGACAGCCCTACAGGGTCAAAGTCATCGACTTTGGCTCAGCCAGCCATGTGTCCAAAGCGGTCTGCTCCACTTATCTACAGTCCAGATACTACAG AGCTCCAGAGATCATCTTGGGTCTGCCTTTCTGTGAGGCCATAGACATGTGGTCCCTGGGCTGTGTGATAGCTGAGCTCTTCCTGGGATGGCCCCTCTACCCCGGAGCCTCAGAGTACGATCAG ATCAGGTACATCTCACAGACACAAGGTCTGCCTGCAGAGTACCTGTTGAGTGCAGGGACAAAGACCACAAGGTTCTTCAATAGAGATCCAGACTCCACCTATCCTCTCTGGAGACTAAag ACTCCAGAGGACCATGAGGGTGAAACAGGGATCAAGTCCAAGGAGGCTCGCAAGTACATCTTCAATTGTTTGGATGATATGGCGCAG GTAAACATGACGTCAGATCTGGAGGGGAGCGACATGCTGGCAGAGAAGGCCGACAGGAGGGAGTTCATCGACTTGTTAACCAAGATGCTGACCATCGATGCAGACAAGAGGATCACCCCGGTCGAAACACTCAACCACCCTTTTGTCACTATGTCTCATCTCCTTGATTTCCCGCACAGCACACA TGTGAAGTCGTGCTTCCAAAATATGGAGATCTGTAAGCGTCGCGTCAACATGTACGACACGGTCAACCAGAGCAAGACACCCTTTATCACCCATGTGGCCCCCAGCACCTCCACCAACCTCACTATGACCTTCAACAACCAGCTGAACACTGTGCACAGCCAG CCCTCCGCTGCCTCCATGGCAGCAGTGGCCCAGAGGAGCATGCCCCTGCAGCCTGGGGCTCCTCAGCTCTGCGCTGCCCGGCCTGACCCCTTCCAGCAGGCGCTCATAGTCTGCCCACCTGGATTCCAAG GGCTGCAGGCATCCCCTTCCAAGCACACCAGTTACTCCGTGCGGATGGAGAATGCTGTTCCCATAGTGACGCAGGCCCCTGGTGCCCAGCCTCTGCAGATTCAACCTGGCCTTCTCACGCAG CAGGCCTGGCCGAGCGGCACCCAGCAGATCCTGCTGCCTCCAGCCTGGCAGCAGCTCACCCACACCTCAGTCCAACACGCCACTGTCATCCCCGACTCCATGAGCAGCACACAGACCCTTGCCAACTGGAG GAATTCCCACCCACATGGCAGCCATTATAATCCCATCATGCAGCAGCCAGCCTTGCTGGCTGGCCACGTCACCCTCCCATCCAACCAGACACTCAATGTGGGAGTGGCACATGTTATGAGGAAGCCCTCAACCAATAACAACTCCTCTTccaaaaagaacaaacagcaCCAGATGTCTGGCAG GAACATGTCAACCAACGAGGTCTCATCCTCTCAAGTGGTGCTGTCTCCACAGCGCTCAAAGCGGGTGAAGGAGAATACGCCCCCGCGTTGCGCTGTGCTACAGAATGGCTCGACCTCTAACTGTCCGCCCACGCAAGGGTGTgggggtggagggtggggggctAGTGAAACAGAGCAGGCTTCCAGCACCACTCGAGACCATCAGCACCAGCACAACATCCCCAGACAGACGATCGTCATCCCCGACACACCCAGCCCTGCTGTCAGCATCATCACCATCAGCAGCGACACAGATGAGGAAGATgaccacaaacaaaacaatag CTCATCTTCTAAGCAGAGAAAGAATGTCATCAGCTGTGTGACGGTCCATGATTCACCAGAGTCCTATTGCTCCAGCAACAACAGTCCCTATACTGTTGAGTCGAGACCCCCTAACAACAACAGCTATGACACAAAGACCACCATCCTGGACAACTACAACAATGGAAACCCTCGCACCATCATCATCCCCCCTCTCAAAACCCAGAACAGTGAGGTCCTAAATGAGTGTGAGCGTCTgatgccag ATGCAATGAACCATCAGAATTCAGCTTACAAGTTCAAATCCACCAATGGAGTGGTGCCTGGCAATAATCACATAGCCGGGGGTGTAACTGGAGGCGGGTCCTACCGACAGCAGCGCTCAGGGCCACACCCCCTCCAGCAGCAGCCTCTCAATCTCAGCCAG GCCCAGCAGCACATGGTAGCCGAGCGTAACGGAGGACATCGGCGCCAGCAGGCCTACATCACGCCTAACATCGCCGCTCAAGCCCCGTACTCCTTCCATCACAATAGCCCCTCTCACGCAGGCAACGTTCACCCACATTTGGCTGCCACGCACCTGCCTAGCCAGCCCCATCTCTACACCTACACCGCTCCTGCTGCTCTGGGTTCTACCAGCACTGTGGCTCACCTGGTGGCGTCACAGAGCTCGGCACGCCACGCGGTCCAGCACGGAAGCTATCCACCAAGCATCGTCCACCAGGTTCCAGTTAGCATGGGCCACCGTGTGCTGCCCTCGCCCACCCTGCACCACAGCCAGTACCAGGCCCAGTTCGCTCACCAGGCCTACATCAGCGCCTCGCCCGCCTCCACTGTCTACACTGGATACCCGCTGAGCCCCACCAAGGTGAACCAGTACCCTTACCTCTAG
- the hipk2 gene encoding homeodomain-interacting protein kinase 2 isoform X1, whose product MAPVYEGMASQVQVFSPHTLQSSAFFSVKKLKVEQSCNWDMTGYGTHSKVYSHNSSKNVSATSGPLGINSSLQVASSTLPYEQALVFPATAGHIVVASASSTSGAVGSLLGGGGGGSSSNSSGGGSGGGGSGVGGGVGVHNLTRRSTVSLLDTYQRCGLKRKSEELDNNSSVQIIEEHGPPMIQNGAASGATVATVATATSTATSKNSGSNNEGDYQLVQHEVLCSMTNTYEVLEFLGRGTFGQVVKCWKRGTNEIVAIKILKNHPSYARQGQIEVSILARLSTESADDYNFVRAYECFQHKNHTCLVFEMLEQNLYDFLKQNKFSPLPLKYIRPVLQQVATALMKLKSLGLIHADLKPENIMLVDPSRQPYRVKVIDFGSASHVSKAVCSTYLQSRYYRAPEIILGLPFCEAIDMWSLGCVIAELFLGWPLYPGASEYDQIRYISQTQGLPAEYLLSAGTKTTRFFNRDPDSTYPLWRLKTPEDHEGETGIKSKEARKYIFNCLDDMAQVNMTSDLEGSDMLAEKADRREFIDLLTKMLTIDADKRITPVETLNHPFVTMSHLLDFPHSTHVKSCFQNMEICKRRVNMYDTVNQSKTPFITHVAPSTSTNLTMTFNNQLNTVHSQATNLAPSSTNNATLSFSSPDVSILNYQSTLYQPSAASMAAVAQRSMPLQPGAPQLCAARPDPFQQALIVCPPGFQGLQASPSKHTSYSVRMENAVPIVTQAPGAQPLQIQPGLLTQQAWPSGTQQILLPPAWQQLTHTSVQHATVIPDSMSSTQTLANWRNSHPHGSHYNPIMQQPALLAGHVTLPSNQTLNVGVAHVMRKPSTNNNSSSKKNKQHQMSGRNMSTNEVSSSQVVLSPQRSKRVKENTPPRCAVLQNGSTSNCPPTQGCGGGGWGASETEQASSTTRDHQHQHNIPRQTIVIPDTPSPAVSIITISSDTDEEDDHKQNNSSSSKQRKNVISCVTVHDSPESYCSSNNSPYTVESRPPNNNSYDTKTTILDNYNNGNPRTIIIPPLKTQNSEVLNECERLMPDAMNHQNSAYKFKSTNGVVPGNNHIAGGVTGGGSYRQQRSGPHPLQQQPLNLSQAQQHMVAERNGGHRRQQAYITPNIAAQAPYSFHHNSPSHAGNVHPHLAATHLPSQPHLYTYTAPAALGSTSTVAHLVASQSSARHAVQHGSYPPSIVHQVPVSMGHRVLPSPTLHHSQYQAQFAHQAYISASPASTVYTGYPLSPTKVNQYPYL is encoded by the exons GTATGGCCTCGCAAGTGCAAGTGTTCTCCCCTCACACTCTCCAGTCAAGTGCCTTCTTTAGCGTGAAGAAACTGAAGGTGGAGCAAAGTTGTAACTGGGATATGACAGGGTACGGCACACACAGCAAAGTCTACAGccacaacagcagcaagaaCGTGTCGGCCACCAGCGGCCCCCTAGGCATCAACAGCTCCCTGCAGGTCGCCAGCTCCACCCTGCCCTACGAGCAGGCTCTCGTCTTCCCAGCCACCGCGGGCCACATTGTGGtcgcctcagccagcagcacttCGGGGGCTGTGGGGTCTCTGCTGGGTGGTGGGGgtggaggcagcagcagcaacagtagCGGTGGTGGAAGTGGCGGAGGTGGCAGTGGTGTGGGTGGTGGGGTTGGTGTTCACAACCTGACGCGCCGCAGCACAGTCAGTCTCCTAGACACCTATCAGCGATGTGGGCTTAAACGCAAGAGCGAAGAGCTTGACAACAACAGCAGCGTGCAGATCATTGAGGAGCACGGCCCACCGATGATCCAGAACGGAGCGGCCAGTGGAGCCACGGTGGCTACGGTGGCCACAGCCACCTCCACAGCAACATCCAAGAACAGCGGCTCCAACAACGAGGGCGACTACCAGCTGGTGCAGCATGAGGTGCTCTGCTCCATGACCAACACCTATGAAGTCTTGGAGTTCTTGGGACGAGGAACCTTTGGGCAGGTGGTCAAATGCTGGAAGAGGGGCACAAACGAGATAGTGGCAATCAAGATCTTAAAAAACCACCCATCGTATGCACGGCAGGGTCAGATCGAGGTCAGCATCCTGGCACGTCTCAGCACGGAGAGCGCAGATGACTACAACTTTGTGAGGGCCTACGAGTGCTTCCAGCACAAGAACCACACGTGCCTGGTATTTGAGATGTTGGAGCAGAACCTGTACGACTTCCTCAAGCAGAACAAGTTCAGCCCTCTGCCTCTCAAATACATCAGACCGGTGCTGCAGCAAGTGGCCACAGCGCTAATGAAACTGAAGAGCCTAGGACTGATACATGCTGATTTGAAGCCAGAGAACATCATGCTGGTGGACCCATCCCGACAGCCCTACAGGGTCAAAGTCATCGACTTTGGCTCAGCCAGCCATGTGTCCAAAGCGGTCTGCTCCACTTATCTACAGTCCAGATACTACAG AGCTCCAGAGATCATCTTGGGTCTGCCTTTCTGTGAGGCCATAGACATGTGGTCCCTGGGCTGTGTGATAGCTGAGCTCTTCCTGGGATGGCCCCTCTACCCCGGAGCCTCAGAGTACGATCAG ATCAGGTACATCTCACAGACACAAGGTCTGCCTGCAGAGTACCTGTTGAGTGCAGGGACAAAGACCACAAGGTTCTTCAATAGAGATCCAGACTCCACCTATCCTCTCTGGAGACTAAag ACTCCAGAGGACCATGAGGGTGAAACAGGGATCAAGTCCAAGGAGGCTCGCAAGTACATCTTCAATTGTTTGGATGATATGGCGCAG GTAAACATGACGTCAGATCTGGAGGGGAGCGACATGCTGGCAGAGAAGGCCGACAGGAGGGAGTTCATCGACTTGTTAACCAAGATGCTGACCATCGATGCAGACAAGAGGATCACCCCGGTCGAAACACTCAACCACCCTTTTGTCACTATGTCTCATCTCCTTGATTTCCCGCACAGCACACA TGTGAAGTCGTGCTTCCAAAATATGGAGATCTGTAAGCGTCGCGTCAACATGTACGACACGGTCAACCAGAGCAAGACACCCTTTATCACCCATGTGGCCCCCAGCACCTCCACCAACCTCACTATGACCTTCAACAACCAGCTGAACACTGTGCACAGCCAG GCCACCAACCTGGCTCCCTCCTCCACCAACAATGCCACCCTTTCCTTTTCAAGTCCTGATGTCTCCATACTAAACTACCAATCTACACTCTACCAGCCCTCCGCTGCCTCCATGGCAGCAGTGGCCCAGAGGAGCATGCCCCTGCAGCCTGGGGCTCCTCAGCTCTGCGCTGCCCGGCCTGACCCCTTCCAGCAGGCGCTCATAGTCTGCCCACCTGGATTCCAAG GGCTGCAGGCATCCCCTTCCAAGCACACCAGTTACTCCGTGCGGATGGAGAATGCTGTTCCCATAGTGACGCAGGCCCCTGGTGCCCAGCCTCTGCAGATTCAACCTGGCCTTCTCACGCAG CAGGCCTGGCCGAGCGGCACCCAGCAGATCCTGCTGCCTCCAGCCTGGCAGCAGCTCACCCACACCTCAGTCCAACACGCCACTGTCATCCCCGACTCCATGAGCAGCACACAGACCCTTGCCAACTGGAG GAATTCCCACCCACATGGCAGCCATTATAATCCCATCATGCAGCAGCCAGCCTTGCTGGCTGGCCACGTCACCCTCCCATCCAACCAGACACTCAATGTGGGAGTGGCACATGTTATGAGGAAGCCCTCAACCAATAACAACTCCTCTTccaaaaagaacaaacagcaCCAGATGTCTGGCAG GAACATGTCAACCAACGAGGTCTCATCCTCTCAAGTGGTGCTGTCTCCACAGCGCTCAAAGCGGGTGAAGGAGAATACGCCCCCGCGTTGCGCTGTGCTACAGAATGGCTCGACCTCTAACTGTCCGCCCACGCAAGGGTGTgggggtggagggtggggggctAGTGAAACAGAGCAGGCTTCCAGCACCACTCGAGACCATCAGCACCAGCACAACATCCCCAGACAGACGATCGTCATCCCCGACACACCCAGCCCTGCTGTCAGCATCATCACCATCAGCAGCGACACAGATGAGGAAGATgaccacaaacaaaacaatag CTCATCTTCTAAGCAGAGAAAGAATGTCATCAGCTGTGTGACGGTCCATGATTCACCAGAGTCCTATTGCTCCAGCAACAACAGTCCCTATACTGTTGAGTCGAGACCCCCTAACAACAACAGCTATGACACAAAGACCACCATCCTGGACAACTACAACAATGGAAACCCTCGCACCATCATCATCCCCCCTCTCAAAACCCAGAACAGTGAGGTCCTAAATGAGTGTGAGCGTCTgatgccag ATGCAATGAACCATCAGAATTCAGCTTACAAGTTCAAATCCACCAATGGAGTGGTGCCTGGCAATAATCACATAGCCGGGGGTGTAACTGGAGGCGGGTCCTACCGACAGCAGCGCTCAGGGCCACACCCCCTCCAGCAGCAGCCTCTCAATCTCAGCCAG GCCCAGCAGCACATGGTAGCCGAGCGTAACGGAGGACATCGGCGCCAGCAGGCCTACATCACGCCTAACATCGCCGCTCAAGCCCCGTACTCCTTCCATCACAATAGCCCCTCTCACGCAGGCAACGTTCACCCACATTTGGCTGCCACGCACCTGCCTAGCCAGCCCCATCTCTACACCTACACCGCTCCTGCTGCTCTGGGTTCTACCAGCACTGTGGCTCACCTGGTGGCGTCACAGAGCTCGGCACGCCACGCGGTCCAGCACGGAAGCTATCCACCAAGCATCGTCCACCAGGTTCCAGTTAGCATGGGCCACCGTGTGCTGCCCTCGCCCACCCTGCACCACAGCCAGTACCAGGCCCAGTTCGCTCACCAGGCCTACATCAGCGCCTCGCCCGCCTCCACTGTCTACACTGGATACCCGCTGAGCCCCACCAAGGTGAACCAGTACCCTTACCTCTAG